From Pseudomonadota bacterium, one genomic window encodes:
- a CDS encoding anion permease encodes MDEVECSRGSDGESPAAPGSPSSKGCAPQRSDAQGSDAQATQPAPGPRSAGEPHDRARRTRALWLGAALPAGVGLSIALGLPELGSYAQVSLGVFVAAVCAWTFTRLDETFVALGGALVFVIAGLETPRAFFDALGHDMVWLLIGACVVAEGVKQSGLSLRLTAAVVQKTRSISHICYALTGLMVLMALVMPSTSGRAALMVPVFASLSSELRSRSISRALALLIPSVVLLSSVGSLLGAGANVVAADLLQRMDGTRIDYLDWLALGLPFAALSSFLAAWLILRIFLTEEERRQKLSPASLSAHADGELSRAERYVLLTVGALVALWVSEPVHGVNNVVIALLGALVLAAPRFGCFRLGQVLKNVEWGLIVFMAATLKLCSHLLESGAAAWLIQQPMKLVRGADSTSIALALVATTLVSLGAHLVIASRTARVSVLVPFVLLLASAYGANPVTLVFASVAAAGFCLTLPISAKPLALFWQLDRPTYEARDLLRLSAVLGPVHMLLVLGFAFVVWPELVP; translated from the coding sequence CCCGCTCAGCGGGCGAGCCGCATGACCGGGCGCGCCGCACCAGGGCTTTGTGGCTGGGCGCTGCGCTGCCTGCCGGCGTGGGCCTGAGCATCGCGCTCGGCCTGCCCGAGCTTGGGTCCTATGCCCAGGTCTCGCTGGGGGTGTTCGTGGCGGCAGTCTGCGCATGGACGTTCACAAGGCTCGACGAGACGTTCGTGGCACTCGGTGGCGCGCTGGTGTTCGTGATCGCCGGCCTCGAGACCCCGCGCGCGTTCTTCGACGCCCTGGGGCACGACATGGTCTGGCTCTTGATCGGCGCCTGTGTGGTGGCCGAAGGGGTCAAGCAGTCGGGCTTGTCCCTGCGCCTGACCGCGGCCGTCGTGCAAAAGACCCGCAGTATCTCGCACATATGCTACGCGCTGACGGGCCTCATGGTGCTGATGGCCCTGGTGATGCCCTCCACTTCGGGCCGTGCAGCCTTGATGGTGCCCGTGTTCGCAAGCCTGAGCAGCGAGCTGCGCAGTCGCAGCATCAGTCGGGCACTGGCGCTTCTCATTCCGAGCGTCGTGCTGCTGTCCTCGGTGGGCTCGCTGCTGGGAGCGGGGGCCAACGTCGTGGCCGCCGACCTGCTGCAGCGGATGGACGGCACCCGCATCGATTACCTAGACTGGCTGGCGCTGGGCCTGCCCTTTGCGGCGCTCAGCTCGTTCCTCGCGGCCTGGCTCATCTTGCGTATCTTCCTGACCGAGGAAGAGCGCAGGCAGAAACTCTCGCCGGCCTCGCTTTCGGCTCATGCTGACGGGGAGCTGAGCCGGGCCGAGCGTTATGTCTTGCTGACCGTCGGCGCGCTGGTCGCGCTCTGGGTCAGCGAGCCCGTGCATGGCGTGAACAACGTCGTGATCGCGCTGCTCGGTGCGCTGGTGCTGGCAGCACCGCGATTCGGCTGCTTCAGGCTCGGTCAGGTTCTCAAGAACGTGGAATGGGGCCTGATCGTGTTCATGGCCGCCACACTCAAGCTGTGCAGTCATTTGCTCGAGTCGGGGGCAGCCGCATGGCTGATCCAGCAGCCCATGAAGCTCGTGCGCGGCGCGGACTCGACCTCGATCGCGTTGGCGCTGGTTGCGACCACGCTGGTTTCGCTCGGCGCCCACCTGGTCATAGCCTCGCGCACCGCGCGGGTGTCGGTCCTTGTGCCCTTTGTCCTGCTGCTCGCGAGCGCGTACGGCGCAAACCCGGTTACCTTGGTGTTTGCGTCCGTGGCCGCTGCGGGCTTCTGCCTCACGCTGCCCATCAGCGCCAAGCCCCTCGCGCTGTTTTGGCAGCTTGACCGCCCCACCTACGAGGCGCGCGATCTGCTGCGGCTCAGCGCGGTGCTGGGCCCCGTGCACATGCTGCTTGTCTTGGGATTTGCGTTTGTCGTGTGGCCAGAGCTGGTGCCATGA